The genomic interval TATCGCaaacattttggcattttctaaagttttgaaaatgttatcgATGGCAATTTTCTCAGAGGGTCAACTTAGTACTCATATTAATTGATTACACAAGTCTTCTTTCACTGTATTAGTTTGTGATTTAAAacagaacaattaaaaaatcatACTTGAGATAACAAtttatttcattgatttttttctttttattatacAATGTGTAGCTACTCTGTACCTAACATCCcaattgctatttttttttaaatattccaaTTTATCTTGTCACTGAATGCAATACATCATGAGAAGCTGATAGTGAGGGATAcagtgtttttcttttccaattTATGCTAAGCAACGAATCGCATTCAGCTTGTATCCACACTATCTTGTCAACCTTCGTATTGCAGGTCAACACAGAGAGATTTGAAACAGATACCAGGGGCATAAACCATGTCGAAGGTGGATGGCCCAAAGATGTCAATCCCCAAGAAGTGGAGCAAGTTCTCAGATTCcgaaagaaagttgaaaaggaCGAAATGTACATCACGACAATTCAACAATTGGGCAGTGTAAGCTTTGCTTCATTTGATGTGTCAATTACAACAATACATGGAGTATATTTGACTTATTTAAATTCCACTATGAAATTGCATATAGTGTGAAAAAAAGAACAGACTAGGCTACTATAGATACAAGAATAATAGCTCAAACTTTATTGGAGGTAAACAAGCTGAacaaatattgtatatatacagtagcattaGCTTCAACATACATTGCTTTTATAAATGCTCTAATACCTGTATCTTCTTCTGAACCAAGCAGCAAGTTTGAACACTTATCTATAAacttattgttattgttattcaaGGAGGAAACTTGTCAAGCCGGCTTAACGTACTTTTGTTCATATTGATCATGTACCCTTTCTTAAAAGTAACTGGATATAACATACACAAAAAGGTTTCTAAATTATGCATAATATGTTGCAGACTCGTCAAGTTATTTCAGAAACGAGTAACAACTCATTCTTTGCTGTGTTCTGATGATTTTTGTGTCGTTCAGCTTCCACAATCTTGtcagaattaaaagaaaagataaaaagttgAATGTCTGTTCATATTTCACAGGTCATGGAACACTGCATCAGACAGAATAATGCCATAGATATTTACCAGGACTACTTTGCTGATTTGGAGATAGAAGAAACGGAAGAGACACCATCCGCAAAAACCATTAATGTGTTTAGGTGACTACATTCAACTGTTTCTATTGTAATGAATCACATATGGATTGCATGCATTTCGTAACATAAATCTTGCTATTTTGTGTAGTGACAAAATGAATTATTAGTTCCACCAGATGAGTGCTTAAAATTGTTcttcttatcttttcttttctttttgttatttatttatttatttatttttactttttatctatttttttttttttttgtaatgaagTAATGAAGAGCATTCTGTTGTGTACTTTAATTTCATTCTAGGGATCCAAATGAAATAAAGCGAACTGCTACTCACTTGTCATGGTACCCAGATGGTGCAAAGAAGCTAGCTGTGGCTTATTCCAATTTAGAATTCCAGAGGTCTCCAGCTGATATCAGCCTCGATTCATACATTTGGGATATCGGTGAGATTCTTTGTAACAGTTTTCTGAGATAACTCTTGACACAGTTGGGTTGTGTTTGCCACAGAATATCTCCTGGCAAACTAAATGTGCTTGATCTCAGAAAACATTCTTTAAAAATGTTTGTCTGTGTGTcactttaaatgttaaaaaccaTCAATTGTgtctgttttttgggggggggtcaaaCCTATATCAGCACACGGTGTAGGCCTACAATACTACCATGGACAACAAAACATGCCTTTAAAAGATTGCATGTTATTTTCAGACCAGCAGTTTTCATTGTAAGCAACTGATAAAGTTTCTTTCTACCTACTTGCACATTTTATGAAGCCAAAAATGTTAGTACAGAACAATGCTTCTGTATTGGTGAATTTGTTGCCAAGTGGaaagtttaatttaaataataaaatacatctaGTGCTATGTTTGATATCTACAAGATATGTTTATGCTTTTTTGGTGGTTTGAACAGCCTTCCCAAAAGTCATGTATACATGCTTCATGCTTCTGTATCAGTATTTATTACCTGTAAACTGcaattttactttcaaatttaCAACATGTAGCACCTTcagatggtgtgtgtgtgttgtataTTTGATTGACAGTTAAGCTGCATTTTAGTGATTTTTGGGGGCAATActaaattattattactactatcttttcatttcatcaGAAAATCCTAACAAGCCAGAATTTACATTGAAGCCAGTGTCTCCGCTTGTATGCCTAGAATACAATCCCAAAGATGTTCACGTTTTGATCGGTGGCTGCTATAATGGACAAGTCGGTGAGTGACATTTTTCGTTAGCATCATGCCTTGTAAATAGATTGATAATACTAAAGAGTTTTATTCAAATaggatacagtacagtatgtatatatatatatatttattgtataaATACTTGGCTTGAAACATCCTTGCATGGGGAAGAGAAAGCAGGGCCATTTATAAACATGCAGCAACTCTATGgtgcaaaatatttcaaaaagagAAGAATTAATGAAAGGTACCATTGCTTAGCTGTCTATTAATGGACTCTACATGTTAATAATGGACTGAAAATTTATTTAGTCAGGGAGCCAGTTATcatatttctattttctttaaTAAGTATTTAAAAAGTTTTCTAAAACATCATGTTcgatttgtcagaaaattattGTGTGCAAGGGTTGTAAAGTTATAAAGACAATTCTATCAAAATGACCAAAGGTGATGAGCTATGATCAGACCTTCATCCTCATACCATTGTCTAGAGGTTTTGACTAAACAGTCATTTTGTGAAGTCACCATTCATAGTTTCTGGGAATAATGCTTTCTATAGAGAACATGCAAGAAAGTACCCTTTGGCAACATTTATTAAAATAGTTTTAGGAAGATAATACTGTGTGAGCAACACAGAAGAAACTTCTCTAAACAGATattaaaatcaatcaatcaatgactTTCTTCCTTCCAATTAGCATTTTGGGACACAAGGAAAGGTTCTCATGCCGTGGAGATGTCACCAGTGGAACACAGTCATCACGACCCAGTCTACAAGACCATCTGGCTGCAATCAAAGACCGGCACTGAATGTTTCTCAGCATCGACAGATGGACAGGTAACAATGAATAAATAATGGAGGGAAATATGTAAAACAGGTTGTAGATTAAGTGCTTAAACTGTTCTTGTGTGCTGAAGATAAtggttcatttcatttcatagcAAATGAAAGCAGGCATATCCTACTTTGCATATTATaatcttttatctttttatattGACAAGGCTGTTGTAATAACTGTCTAATTCAAAGAAATTCTTCAAAGCACCCATACAGAATATCAcgttaatttttgttttctagtTGGAAAGCAATATTACTCTAAGATACTCAACTGttaattgatttgattttgtaTCTCTTGGAACTAAAAtaaaaaccatttcttttctgtttcagGTATTGTGGTGGGATATCAGAAAGCTAGGGGAACCCACAGAGAAACTGTATATGGATCCAACAAAGAAAGGCAAAGTAGAGAATGCACAGGGAGTCTTAGCTCTGGAGTATGAACCTACAATTGTGAGTCAATAGTACCTTTCTATTCTCATCTCGTTTATTTAATTCATTGCAATACTtcatgtatatttatatcattaaatTACAAAGGATGTGTCAATAGTGATTGACTTCTGAACCACTAAAAATTGGTTTTAGTGTTATATTATTTATTGCTTCTTAATATTACTTTTgctttcttaaaaaaaaaaaatttctagATATTCTCCACTCTGAGGAAACCAATAAAGTTGTCATAATCTGTACCGATATCCACATTTTGTTCTTATCAGCCAACAAAGTTCATGGTCGGTACTGAGCAAGGAACCATCATCTCTTGCAACAGAAAGGCAAAGACACCAGCAGAGAAAATAGTAGCAGTTTACAAGGAACACATCGGACCTGTCTACTCGCTGCAAAGAAATCCATTCTTCCCTAAGAATTTCCTGACTGTTGGGGATTGGACTGCAAGAGTAAGCAGTACTTCTTTTGTTGCTAAATTTAGCTTGTTCTTTTTTGTCAGGTTTAAATTACTATGTTATGTTTGATTGTTGCTATTTATAACAACGATCCATACTGAAATAAGTCAAATCTGTGATAACTCAATAGTGAAGAACTTTGAAGACTTAAATTTGTTTAATCTTTCTGTTCACTGGTTCATGTAAGAAAGCAATCCTTCTCCACAAGTGGCAATCTTCTTGATGTGTAAAATTTTAAAGGGATTCTTTattgggggggaagggggcggCAGGGGAAAATTTTTATTGATCATAATCACATTTTCAatagacatttaaattaatttcGGTTACATCATTTATAAATGTGGTGTTCACTTAATGGGAAACATGACATCAGAAGGATATATGCAAAATTTAGAATCCCAGATTCATGTATCTGTGCCACTTTCCTTTCGTTTTAAATGACGTAACAATTGCTAACTAATTCTTTGAGTCACTCAAAGAATGCAAAATAATTATATGAAATCACTCTACTTGAGGTGAAAAATTGCTAGTTTGACAGCCAATGCAATTATCTGTTTCATATATAAAAGCCATGTGTTCCATTTATTTCAATCTacttattttgaaaatataattcCATATCACagataaaacaaatattgaaacttgCAGTGTCAGCACAACAATAACTACTTTCATTCCTCCTGAAATAcagtatatttattttaatacctGTGGAATCTACAAGGTTCCATATGTTACCCCTTGCGGTTGGTGCTTTAAACATGACTAATCAACTATTACTCTTTCATCTTTTTATTTATAGATTTGGTCTGAGGACATCAGGGAATCTTCAATAATGTGGACCAAGTAAGATGTTATTTTCTTCAGTGTTGGTCTTTACcatgaaaaaaaagtaataaaaaatagATAATAAAACTGGCTGTTCATATCTAACACAAATTTCATTAATGTCAGCGGCAAGTGCAAGTCATCAATCATTGTTTCACTGCAGCTTTCTAAAGTGCATTCCATTGACCTCTGTGAAtataaaacatgttattttcttAGTGCTTTGACCACAACTTGTGAACACAATCAAAGAATTTAGGAATAGGCATTAATGTGTTTGAGAGTTCAGTGTAAAGTGGCATCACTTATAGAAACCCATCGATAGAGCTGTATCAAGTATATCACAATAGGAAGCATTTGTGTAAAGACGGCCGGACAATGCAGATGGGGGACATATTGAATATTTCtctaaagaaaatatatatatcagaatatACATCAGAAATGATGCTCAATTAACCATGTTTCTAGTACATGCAAGTTGTTCCTTTATTTTTTAAGTCCCATATTACAACAGGTGCAACGAAAGTAAGTTTGATTCCGATGTATCTTTAATGCAGGTACCACATGTCGTACATGACCGATGGGTGCTGGAGCCCTGTCAGGCCGTCAGTATTCTTCACCACCAAAATGGACGGTACACTGGACGTGTGGGATTATCTCTTCAAACAGAACGATCCTACCCTTAGCCTACAGGTCAGTTAACAGTAAGACatgtacactgtatatatattttattatacatTGTTGTGAGATAATGTAGTGTGTGTAGCTTTGCTCTTGTACCCtagagtattattattatttcagtttCATGTGACACAGAGGGTAAATGAGTCCTTGAGCAATTGTTTCCTGTATTTGATGTACAGATAATACATGCTTAAGCTGAAGAagattatgaattgtcattCTACAAATTGATCCTGAACCTGTTAACTGTACCTTCTGGTTTCTTCATCTTATTAAGTATAGTGCTAAGGATGAAGACTTTTCTCCAAAACTCAAAGACCAGATTGCTCACTTGCATAACATTTCATGTAGTAGGAAAGACATATTTGAAAAATCTTTGAGCTTTGAGGAGtagtatctttcttttttcattttgtttctttgtaacTGCCCTTCTAAATCACATCTAATGTCTGGTTGCAAATGTCCAAGTATCTAATTGGTATTATTTATATCTGTAaccgtgattttttttctagGTCTGCGATGAAGCTCTTCACAGTTTGAGAGTACAGGACCAGGGCAGACTGATTGCTACAGGATCACATACAGGTACAACCACCCTACTAGAACTCTCCGACAGTCTCTGTACCATGCAGAGAAACGAAAAGGTGTTGGTGACAGCCATGTTTGATCGGGAGACCAAGAGAGAGAAAATTCTGGAGTCTAGGCAGAGGGAACTGAGACTAAAGAGAGCTGGCCAGAGTGCACAAGGTGACCAGGTGAgaaaaatttaacttttctACCGTCAACATGAAATGAGAATATTGAATGATACTTGTTCATCATTTATTTGTCTATCTTTCTTATGTGTGACTCTATTTAAGAGAGAGAAGTGTTGGAGTGGCAAAGGAAGTTTATACAAAGGTGGAAATGTATACTAATAATGAGCTTGAAAAGGCAGTTATAAAGCAGCCACATGGTGTATGTGGGAGAAGCAGATTGTATTGCGACTTGCAATTTATCTTCAGGTGGTTAGCCAATTAACAGTTTTAACTCATTCTggatttttttgtttacaatttggaAAATCTTATCAGATTGGAAAAAGATGGACTTCTCCTTGATGAAAAGTTCGGCATTACTTTAGCCGGCCATGGATCGAACCCATGACCTCCCAGATGATATGTTTCATTGCTTCTAATGGCACCGCCCTTATCCACTTGACCATAGCACTGCTTAAGGTGTTATGTGTTAGTCCACTTCTTAATACCATTTCTTTGTCTCATTTCGACTACCAGGATGATGAGGAGGGTGGTTCCGCCAATGATGAAGATCCAGTAGCCAGGGCCGAGGAAGACTTCTTTGCGATGATCAATGCAGACAGGAAGAAAAGAGAGCAACAGAAAGCAAAGCAAGTGGCTGAAGATGAATCGAACTCAGAGAAAAAGGTACATCCTCCCTTCTTTTAcaaattgatataaaaaaatCTTCAAGGAGAAACATGTGTGTGATTTATTTCACCACACTATGTACCCTTGACTGTAGTTGCATTCTAGTTTGCTTCCTTCCCACATTCCTTCCCTTccagaaaaaacaacaacaacaacaaaaacaaaagttataaGAACAAAATGGTACACACTTGACATCTAGGCTACTTCCactctaattattattatttttattgttcttgttattattcatgttgttaatattattgttgttattattgttgttattactattattgttaGTGCTGTAGTTATGTagtcatcatcattgtcatcgtTGATTGTGCCAGATGATATCTTGCCAGTTGTGGGTGGGATTTAAAGTTTGGTAATTTGAGGTACTACATAAACTCTGGATTTGTCATGTTTAAACTATCTGATACATCCCTTGTCATGATGTATCAGAGGTTGCATGTACAAAGAGGTTGATAATGGTTTCATTATTGATATAGCAATTTTTTATTACATCTAACCTTTTGTGGTAAATACAAAAACTCAACCAAGTGGgcatcatttattttattacagTTTATACTACCTTCAACCATTCTTGTAAAGAGAAAAAAGTTTTTTGCATCTTTTTGAAACTGTTTCATTTCCAATTTTCTTTATCAGGATGAGAACGGAGGCGAGAAACAAGATGAAGAGAAAGATGAAACGATCCAGGAAGAATAGGTCCCAGGTGAATATCCTCTGTTAgcaatatcaaattttgatagAAGGTTAAAAACCTCTCCTGTTTGACAATTTCCACCATGCAAAATAATAGACAACTTTTTCCTCAAACAAAAAGACCATTAAATACTAATATAATTTTGGAATAAGAATGTTAACATTCAATCTAATTTGACTATTTCTGTAGTCTGGAGGTCATAATTTGATCCTATCATCCTCATATTCATAACAGTACTGGAGGGACCTTAGTCATATTCTGAGTAGGAAGAAATATTTGCCCCATTTAAGATTGATCTGTTTTTCTGCTAGTTTGCTTTACAATCTATAACAAAATCAACCAAGATTTGACAGAAAGTGGCTCTTTACTTTTCTGAAATTACTGCTCCACTGTATGGGCATTATTGTATCGGACATTAACACACAGCTAGAACTCCAAATACATATAGTATTGCAGATTTTTGTACTGAAGCTCATTGGTTTCTTTTTCAGACGAGTGAACTAGTGGATTAAGTACCAGCCAAATCACCCCAGGGTAGCGTGAATATCGTCAGAGGGATTATTGAAAGAGAACCGACATTTCGAAGCAACAAAATTTCTCTGGTCAGCGATGTTTAAAGCTTCTTTCCATTACGAACCCAAAAGGGTATGACagtacaggttttttttttataaactccactcattttttttataacatttttggATAATTTTTGTCCAAATTCCTGTAACTAAGCCTCTTTCTCATGCAGCCTATAATCAAGTATTTAAACTTGAATATGTTACTGCAAATCAATGTGGGTCATCACTGCTACTCAGTGCACGAAATCTTTCATAGTTAATGAGATAAAATGTAATGGTAGGATTTCAAAACCTCTGTTGCATATCACACCAATACTCTTAAATACTGCTCAGAAAGATTCAGGTATGTCCCATAATCCCCAAGTTGCCGCCCAATGcctaaatatttgacagataGCTGTTACAAGTACGTtgtgacatactgtactgtaaaagtTCCAGCACAAAATGTAACATGCATAGATTTTCCTGCTTTGCCATGGAGGTACTTAAAGTGGAAATTAGATACATGATAAaactttaatataaatatttcataaatatttctcCATTGTTTGTTTCCTTTGCATGGCATTATTCAAATATGAGATATTCTGCAATCACCCTCATGTTACAGTTGTAGTGACAGTTGAGTGACAGTGACAGTCTCGTTACAGTTCTAGTGACTAGTGACAGTTCATGTTACAATTCAAGTTAAATGGTAGCTGACCACTGCTTTATACATAAAAATAACAACAGTtatgcaaatatttaaagaaatagaGACCCACTTTGCAGACTGATAAAAGATGGAATATTCTAAAAGCAAAAAGATATGGAAACAGTATAAAAAAAGTttatacaattttgttttttttttacatttattacACTAATTCTTGTattgtacataaatacacatatgtataTGGAAACAAAAAAATGGGAACATTGTTCTCAATTCCAAACCTtgatcaatccatccatccttgCACCAAGCCATTGACGTATTTCACTTCGAGTTTAATTTAAATCGTTTCCTTGTATGCAGCATTAAACTTCaatgttttcatcatttttttttatttttctcctcTATGGAATGTACATTGCAAATCAATTTGAACAACAGagttgttatgaaataaaaaagtcaaaactAAAACATATTCTTCTCTTTATTTTGCTTATAATTCTCAAATGTCTCTAATgctgttttcctttctttcgaCATTATCTAAATAAACACTAACAGATAAAAATGGATGAGGAACATGTAAGAGAAAGCCTCATACAAAGAATGGGAACTTTTTTGATGGCAATAGCTAGTGGGGGTAAAAAAAGGCTTGATTCATTTTGGTCCATCGAGCACATTTGAGATCCAGCTACTTCACTTCGAGCAGGGAATGGCAAACTTGACAATAGTAACAGTCCTTCAACCCTTGTATATTGCTTGTTAAGTTCAAATTTTATACCTCTGTCATGTAGGTAcccttcaaaataattttttcccCACAAAAGGAATGGGGAGGGGTGTCACTCCCCCAGGCCAGGACAATTTGTCCTTCTTTCTTCTGTTAGAAATATGGTTGCTCTACTATTACTACATTGACTAAACCTCTCCAACTGCATGAGATGACAAGTCCAATGCAGGTGAGGGGGAACCCCTCAACTTACATCATCCTCCCTGCCACAACATCTACTCTTGTCATTTGATAAAATACGGTAACCCTAGCTATACTGCCTAACCTTATTGACGAGGTGACGATCGAACCCACCACTTAAAATATCTATCTCGAAATATCAAGTTTAATATTTCTCTCTACATCCTTCACACAAAATATTGGAGGTTAGTTAGTTCTATCCAGCAGGCccacttttacacattctctaaATACACTGGCTCTTTATTGGATAAgctgtttgctaacagttttgttgcattttgaCCTTCAAATAATACACAGTTTTGATGATTGATTAGAATATTGACTGGTTTGAAAATGCTTCTCCTCATAGACCTTAGTACCAATTTTTTTACCTTTTCCCCAAAAGATGAAAGTGATAAATTAATCTTTCCTGAAACTATCTGTGTCCTTTATAAAGTCTTCCAAAATCCTCAGGACATTCTGGGTGTCTTTGACCGATACAGAGTTATCGTCTTTCCATATCTGTCGTAATAATATCGCTCCGCTCCCGCAGTCCCGAAGAAACGTGTAAGCTCTGAGGGGTAACAGGAACCAATGAATGATCAAACAATGTCAATATCGTGAAACGGTGACCTTAGAGGTCAGGTGATTCACACTGACACAATCAGGAGGtcataaaagaagaaaactgaCTCTCTATAATTGTTATTACCTTCAGATGCTATCTGGAAATTAACCCCAAAACTGAAGCAATGTTTCAGTCCGGTGTAACATGGGAGTTACACAGTTACTGTAAAGAGTGTTAAACAAATATGTTGTTAGAGAGTTCATGTTGTTGTGTTGTCAAAGTCATGTTGATTCCACCCTGCAAGTACCCTGTTTCTCAGAAACAACATAGTCTTATTTCAACACACCTCAATCTTTGGGAATAATTAGAAGGGTCAGAAGCACTGGCAGGGTAGAACCTTCGATTTGCTACCATTTTGGGACTTCCTACTAATGTCTGAATTGCAGTTTTGGCAGTTAGCAAACAAATTTAACCAATAGTTTGTGCTTTCATATACAGTTCAGGGAAAGACAAACAATCACTTGCTTAATTACAACTTCAGTTACTTGTAAGAAGGATTCATGTTACGCAGTAACCAAATACGCTCAATGCTTTGAGATACAGCCTTTAGTTTTCCTGTAAGGAGCACAATGACTTGTCCATTCTGAGTGTATTTTAAGTCATGGATCAGTTTTTGACTAAATGATGATCCTCTAAAACATATTACCAACAATGCATTATTAAATTCAGTTACCTGTAAAGCGTACATTCAGAATACTTTAAGTCATGGATCAGTTAGGACAGTTGATCCTCTAAAACCAACTACCCACAATGCATTATTAAATTACCTGTAAAGCATACATTCAGAATGTTCAAGTCCTGGATCAGTAAGGACAGTTGATCCTCTCAAACCAACTACCCACAATGCATTATTAAATTCAGTTACCTGTAAAGCGTACCTTCAGAGTGTTCAAGTCATGGATCAGTTAGGACAGTTGATCCTCTAAAACCAACTACCCACAATGCATTATTAAATTCAGTTACCTGTAAAGCGTACCTTCAGAGTGTTCAAGTCATGGATCAGTTAGGACAGTTGATCCTCTAAAACCAACTACCCACAATGCATTATTAAATTAAGTTACCTGTAAAGCCTACATTCAGAGTGTTCAAGTCATGGATCAGTTAGGACAGTTGATCCTCTAAAACCAACTACCCACAATGCATCATTAAATTCAGTTACCTGTAAAGCGCGTAATGATCGTTCTCTGCCTGTCTTACTAGTCTCTTGAGGGTGTTCAAGTCTTGTATCGTCTTCAGCTTAAAGTCTTCAATGACTTGCCTCAGATACGCTGAGCTGGATGTGTCTTTCAGCATTGACACTGCCCACTCATCGGCCAGATTTGATTTTTCTGAGAAGAGAAAATGTTATATGCAAACCCAAGTCCAAACAATCATCTCTACTAGTTCTTAGTTGCTATGTTGCAACAGTGCTTTCCAGCGTAACATCCAACAATGGTAAtcaacacacgcacacacaaaatCCATATCACATTCATTTTGCCTCCTGCAAGGAAATTCAAAATTGTATTCTATAATGACTGAAAGGCTTTTGTTAATAGCAGCAGAATTATCAATATTAGCCATGTGGGTGTTTCTCATCTTTGACCTTTGATATCACATTAATGTTAGAACATTGCTACCTGAATAGATGCATAAAtcttcaaaatttc from Apostichopus japonicus isolate 1M-3 chromosome 19, ASM3797524v1, whole genome shotgun sequence carries:
- the LOC139959930 gene encoding dynein intermediate chain 3, ciliary-like translates to MEIVYVYTKKRSEFGRQCNFADRPAELHVDILPDESLLQNFVEKNPVDRGIQCVQEMSEHEVNTERFETDTRGINHVEGGWPKDVNPQEVEQVLRFRKKVEKDEMYITTIQQLGSVMEHCIRQNNAIDIYQDYFADLEIEETEETPSAKTINVFRDPNEIKRTATHLSWYPDGAKKLAVAYSNLEFQRSPADISLDSYIWDIENPNKPEFTLKPVSPLVCLEYNPKDVHVLIGGCYNGQVAFWDTRKGSHAVEMSPVEHSHHDPVYKTIWLQSKTGTECFSASTDGQVLWWDIRKLGEPTEKLYMDPTKKGKVENAQGVLALEYEPTIPTKFMVGTEQGTIISCNRKAKTPAEKIVAVYKEHIGPVYSLQRNPFFPKNFLTVGDWTARIWSEDIRESSIMWTKYHMSYMTDGCWSPVRPSVFFTTKMDGTLDVWDYLFKQNDPTLSLQVCDEALHSLRVQDQGRLIATGSHTGTTTLLELSDSLCTMQRNEKVLVTAMFDRETKREKILESRQRELRLKRAGQSAQGDQDDEEGGSANDEDPVARAEEDFFAMINADRKKREQQKAKQVAEDESNSEKKDENGGEKQDEEKDETIQEE